One Bacteroidota bacterium genomic region harbors:
- a CDS encoding DUF4258 domain-containing protein, with protein sequence MTTGKRIRLYLFGFLIGCVLVYFILLRGKNRSYWLPENRIKEQMLKGNLIYSEHAKCRMKCRNITEEEVKEILKKGSVNFSESHPHDSPCPSYAFDGKTSAGKNERIVFSSCDTLTTKVVTAINLDSKKDSCECN encoded by the coding sequence ATGACCACCGGAAAAAGAATACGCCTTTACCTTTTTGGTTTTCTGATTGGATGCGTCTTGGTTTATTTTATTCTTCTCCGTGGAAAAAACAGAAGTTATTGGCTTCCTGAAAACAGAATCAAAGAGCAGATGCTCAAAGGAAATTTGATTTATTCGGAACACGCCAAATGCAGAATGAAATGCCGGAACATCACCGAAGAAGAAGTAAAAGAAATTCTGAAAAAAGGAAGCGTGAATTTTTCTGAAAGCCATCCGCATGATTCACCTTGTCCTTCTTATGCGTTTGATGGAAAAACTTCCGCAGGTAAAAATGAACGAATCGTTTTTTCTTCGTGCGATACGCTCACAACAAAAGTGGTGACGGCAATTAATCTCGATTCAAAAAAAGATTCGTGTGAATGCAATTAG
- a CDS encoding alanine dehydrogenase, protein MKEKSTPSKNIPISVLLPQEEMLEVGTKKSSLYIGIPREISFQENRVALVPDAVGVLVNNGHRVVVETNAGKASNFSDTDYSEAGAKIAYSAEEIYKADIILKVAPPSAKEIEMMKQYQILLSTLQLSIQSDTFVRALMNKKITAIAYGWIQDKEGIFPVIRAMGEIAGGASILIAAEYLSNVNNGPGLILGGISGISPTEVVILGAGTVGEFAARAAIGLGASVKVFDNSLYKLRRIQNALGRRIFTSVIQPKVLQKHLRTADVAIGAIRATKGRTPLVVSEEMVKEMKNGSVIVDISIDEGGCFETSQVTNHTQPVFRKHGVIHYCVPNVASRVSRTASYAFSTIFGPLLMNIAEYGSVDRMLKQDLGFRKGIYIYNGMLTNKHLGDIFRIPSKDINLLLAAF, encoded by the coding sequence ATGAAAGAAAAATCTACTCCTTCTAAAAACATACCCATCAGCGTGCTGCTTCCGCAGGAAGAAATGCTCGAAGTAGGCACAAAGAAAAGCAGTTTGTACATAGGAATTCCCCGCGAAATTTCTTTTCAGGAAAACCGCGTGGCGCTGGTGCCCGATGCAGTGGGCGTGCTGGTGAATAACGGGCACAGGGTAGTTGTTGAAACCAACGCAGGCAAAGCATCTAACTTTTCCGATACTGATTATTCCGAAGCGGGCGCAAAGATTGCTTATTCAGCCGAGGAAATTTACAAGGCAGATATTATTTTAAAAGTTGCTCCGCCCTCTGCAAAAGAAATAGAGATGATGAAACAATACCAGATTTTGCTTTCCACGCTTCAACTCTCCATTCAGTCCGATACGTTTGTGCGTGCGCTGATGAATAAAAAAATAACAGCCATTGCTTACGGATGGATTCAGGACAAGGAAGGAATTTTTCCTGTCATCCGTGCCATGGGAGAAATTGCCGGAGGCGCATCCATTCTCATTGCCGCAGAATATTTAAGCAACGTGAACAATGGTCCCGGATTAATTCTCGGTGGCATTTCAGGAATTTCTCCTACGGAAGTTGTAATTCTTGGCGCAGGAACGGTGGGAGAATTTGCCGCACGCGCTGCAATTGGATTGGGCGCATCGGTAAAAGTTTTTGACAACTCTCTTTATAAATTAAGAAGAATCCAAAATGCGCTCGGCAGAAGAATTTTTACCTCCGTGATTCAGCCGAAAGTTTTGCAAAAACATTTGCGCACTGCTGATGTTGCCATCGGAGCCATCCGCGCAACAAAGGGAAGAACTCCTCTTGTTGTTTCGGAAGAAATGGTGAAAGAAATGAAGAACGGTTCGGTGATTGTAGACATCAGCATTGACGAAGGCGGATGTTTTGAAACTTCGCAGGTAACAAATCACACGCAGCCGGTTTTCCGCAAGCACGGAGTAATTCATTACTGCGTTCCGAATGTGGCTTCGCGTGTTTCGCGCACGGCATCGTATGCGTTCAGCACTATTTTCGGTCCGCTCCTGATGAACATTGCCGAATACGGAAGCGTTGACCGCATGCTGAAACAGGATTTAGGTTTCCGAAAAGGAATTTATATCTACAACGGAATGCTCACCAACAAACACCTAGGAGATATTTTCAGAATTCCTTCGAAGGATATCAATCTTTTGCTGGCCGCGTTTTAA
- a CDS encoding PglZ domain-containing protein yields MNKVNILWADDEIDLLKPHILFLQEKGYEVKTAKSGDEAIGMIKAEPFDIVFLDEQMPGLSGIETLTRIKNSRADLPVVMITKSEEEAIMENAIGSKISDYLIKPVNPNQILISLKKILENKRLVSEKTSSGYMQEFRQIGMSFSGHLDSEAWKEVYKKLVFWELELEKSGDESMSDMLSMQKSEANSAFSKFIDANYIEWLHGKNNPPLQSHTVLKNKLVPLLEKKENVFLVVIDNLRYDQWKIIQPRISELFNVQEESLYYSILPTVTQFARNALFAGLMPSEIEKLRPDLWRNEEDEGSKNQFEAEFMAAQLKRWGKDVKHSYHKILNINEGKKLADNISNLMQNKLNVIVYNFVDMLSHARTEMEIIRELAPHESAYRSLTLSWFEHSPLHDILKQIASKKGTLIITTDHGSIRVTEPSKVVGDRNTSTNLRYKQGKSLSYEKRDVLEIKNPDDAFLPRINVSTTYIFAKQDKFFAYPNNYNHYVQYYRNTIQHGGISLEEMIIPFVTLTAK; encoded by the coding sequence ATGAACAAGGTAAACATTCTCTGGGCGGACGATGAAATTGATTTGCTGAAGCCACACATTCTTTTCCTGCAGGAAAAAGGTTACGAAGTAAAAACCGCCAAGAGCGGTGATGAAGCAATTGGAATGATAAAAGCCGAACCGTTCGATATTGTTTTCCTCGATGAACAAATGCCCGGGCTCAGCGGAATTGAAACGCTCACGCGCATAAAAAACTCGCGCGCTGATTTGCCGGTGGTGATGATTACCAAAAGCGAAGAAGAAGCGATTATGGAAAATGCCATCGGTTCAAAAATTTCTGACTACTTAATCAAACCGGTGAATCCAAATCAAATTCTTATTTCGCTGAAAAAAATTCTGGAGAACAAACGGCTTGTATCGGAGAAAACAAGTTCGGGTTACATGCAGGAGTTCCGCCAGATTGGAATGTCTTTCAGCGGTCATCTGGATTCAGAAGCGTGGAAAGAAGTTTACAAGAAATTAGTTTTCTGGGAACTTGAACTCGAAAAATCAGGTGACGAAAGCATGTCGGATATGCTTTCTATGCAAAAGTCGGAAGCGAATTCTGCATTCAGTAAATTTATTGACGCAAATTATATTGAATGGCTTCACGGAAAAAATAATCCTCCGCTTCAATCGCACACCGTTCTGAAAAATAAATTAGTTCCTCTTCTTGAGAAAAAGGAAAATGTTTTTCTGGTAGTGATTGACAATTTGCGCTATGACCAATGGAAAATAATTCAGCCGAGAATTTCAGAACTCTTCAACGTGCAGGAAGAATCGCTTTACTACAGCATTCTTCCTACCGTAACACAATTCGCGCGCAATGCCTTGTTCGCGGGCTTGATGCCAAGCGAAATTGAAAAACTTCGTCCTGATTTATGGCGCAACGAAGAAGATGAAGGAAGCAAGAACCAGTTTGAAGCCGAGTTTATGGCAGCGCAATTAAAACGCTGGGGAAAGGATGTGAAACATTCTTATCATAAAATTCTGAACATCAACGAAGGGAAAAAACTGGCGGATAATATTTCTAACCTGATGCAAAATAAATTAAACGTCATCGTTTATAATTTTGTGGATATGCTCTCGCACGCGCGCACCGAAATGGAAATCATCCGCGAACTTGCACCGCACGAATCAGCTTACCGCTCGCTCACGCTTTCGTGGTTCGAGCATTCACCGCTTCACGATATACTTAAACAAATCGCCAGCAAAAAAGGAACGCTCATCATCACCACCGACCATGGAAGCATTCGCGTAACCGAGCCGTCAAAAGTGGTGGGAGACAGAAACACATCCACAAATCTTCGCTACAAGCAGGGAAAAAGTTTGAGTTACGAAAAACGCGATGTGCTGGAAATAAAAAATCCGGACGATGCTTTTCTCCCGAGAATAAATGTGAGTACAACTTATATTTTTGCGAAGCAGGATAAATTTTTTGCTTACCCGAACAACTACAATCACTACGTGCAGTATTACCGCAACACTATTCAGCACGGAGGAATTTCGCTGGAGGAAATGATTATTCCGTTTGTAACGCTGACTGCGAAATAA
- the tsaE gene encoding tRNA (adenosine(37)-N6)-threonylcarbamoyltransferase complex ATPase subunit type 1 TsaE → MQTIFLKNISELPQVSKSILDFAQDKKIFCFYGELGAGKTTLIKEICRQLGVTDSGSSPTFALVNEYQTSEGEKIFHFDLYRLKNENEIFDIGYEEYLFSGNYCFTEWPEKMEHLLPNDVIKIRIALKGGERIITIE, encoded by the coding sequence ATGCAAACTATTTTTCTAAAAAATATCTCTGAACTTCCGCAAGTTTCAAAATCAATTTTAGATTTTGCTCAGGATAAAAAGATTTTTTGCTTCTATGGAGAATTGGGCGCAGGAAAAACCACATTAATAAAAGAAATCTGCAGGCAGTTAGGCGTAACAGATTCAGGAAGCAGTCCCACCTTTGCACTGGTGAACGAATACCAAACTTCAGAAGGGGAAAAAATATTTCATTTTGATTTGTATCGTTTGAAAAATGAAAATGAAATTTTCGACATCGGTTACGAAGAATATCTCTTCAGCGGAAATTATTGTTTCACCGAGTGGCCGGAGAAAATGGAACATCTCTTGCCTAACGATGTAATCAAAATCAGAATTGCACTTAAAGGAGGAGAACGCATCATAACTATTGAGTAG
- a CDS encoding DUF1987 domain-containing protein has protein sequence MEPLIIEPTEHLLSVSLVAETGKFIFEGRSLPEDAKKFFIPIIKWLEQYALSPASQTECSFKMEYFNSSSRKCFSDVFKVLDAIREKGNAVRVIWFFEEDDEELKEIGEAYESSTDLDFQFLPY, from the coding sequence ATGGAACCACTGATTATAGAACCCACCGAACACCTGCTCTCAGTTTCTCTCGTTGCCGAAACAGGGAAATTTATTTTTGAAGGAAGGTCTCTTCCCGAAGATGCCAAGAAATTTTTTATACCAATTATAAAATGGCTTGAGCAATATGCGCTGAGTCCTGCCTCCCAAACAGAATGTTCCTTTAAAATGGAATACTTCAATTCATCTTCGCGCAAATGTTTTTCCGATGTTTTCAAAGTTCTTGACGCAATTCGCGAGAAAGGAAATGCGGTTAGAGTCATCTGGTTTTTTGAAGAAGACGATGAAGAATTGAAAGAAATAGGAGAAGCATACGAAAGTTCTACTGATTTGGATTTTCAATTTCTCCCGTACTAA
- a CDS encoding HD domain-containing protein, with translation MPSKKQIIFNDPIYGFITVPDPLIHKIINHPYFLRLQRIRQLGLTSLVYPGALHTRFQHAMGAMHLTSKAIETLRSKEIEITKEEERGVLIAVLLHDIGHGPFSHALENSIVENISHEDISKLFLEKLNKEFEGELSVAKEIFTNTYKKKFLHQLVSSQLDMDRLDYLNRDSFFTGVTEGVISSDRIIKMLNVKNDELVVEAKGIYSVEKFIIARRLMYWEVYLHKTVLSAEFLLVKILQRAKELTGKKKKLFCTPAFETFLYNTINKKNISLHLDDFSLLDDSDIFATLKAWMNCDDFILSTLCDMLVNRKLYKVIIQNEPFDEKQVSELKKKVQKKYKLSEKETEYFVFSHAVTNDAYRPDKIRINILYKDGKIADIAKASDQEYISALQKTVKKYFLCFPKEFT, from the coding sequence ATGCCATCAAAGAAGCAGATAATTTTCAATGATCCCATTTACGGTTTCATTACTGTTCCCGATCCGTTGATTCATAAAATAATAAACCACCCTTATTTTTTACGGTTGCAGCGGATTCGGCAATTGGGTTTGACGAGTTTGGTTTATCCTGGTGCTTTGCATACACGCTTTCAGCACGCGATGGGTGCAATGCACCTCACTTCGAAAGCGATTGAAACACTTCGTTCAAAGGAAATCGAAATTACAAAAGAAGAAGAGCGCGGAGTTTTGATTGCTGTTTTACTTCATGATATCGGACACGGACCTTTTTCGCACGCGCTGGAAAATAGTATTGTAGAAAATATTTCTCACGAGGATATTTCAAAATTATTTCTGGAAAAACTGAACAAAGAATTCGAAGGAGAACTTTCTGTGGCGAAAGAAATTTTCACGAACACTTATAAAAAGAAATTTCTTCACCAGTTAGTTTCCTCGCAATTGGATATGGATAGATTGGATTATTTAAACCGCGACAGTTTTTTCACAGGCGTTACCGAAGGTGTAATCAGTTCCGACCGCATTATAAAAATGCTGAACGTGAAAAATGATGAGTTAGTTGTGGAAGCGAAGGGAATTTATTCCGTAGAAAAATTTATTATCGCAAGGCGATTGATGTACTGGGAAGTGTATTTGCATAAAACTGTTTTGAGCGCGGAGTTTTTGCTCGTGAAAATTCTTCAGCGGGCAAAAGAACTGACAGGAAAAAAGAAAAAACTTTTCTGCACTCCTGCTTTTGAAACTTTCCTTTATAACACAATTAATAAAAAAAATATTTCTTTACATCTCGATGATTTTTCTTTGCTCGATGATTCGGATATTTTTGCGACTTTGAAAGCATGGATGAACTGTGATGATTTTATTCTATCAACTCTTTGCGATATGCTCGTGAACCGCAAACTTTATAAAGTGATTATCCAAAACGAACCGTTTGATGAAAAACAAGTAAGCGAGTTGAAAAAGAAAGTTCAGAAAAAATATAAGTTAAGTGAAAAAGAAACGGAATACTTTGTCTTTTCACATGCAGTGACGAATGATGCTTACCGCCCGGATAAAATCCGAATTAATATTCTTTACAAAGACGGAAAGATTGCCGACATTGCCAAAGCCAGCGACCAGGAATATATTTCTGCGTTGCAGAAAACCGTGAAGAAATATTTTTTGTGTTTTCCGAAGGAATTTACTTAG
- a CDS encoding proline dehydrogenase family protein, with the protein MPVSFDNTEIAFSSQTDSDLRRSYWLFELVSSPMVVSIGKWLTDIALAIHFPIKWIIKPTIFRQFCGGETVAESKKAVEQLGKFNIKSILDYSVEGNHSEKDFDQCADEIISIINEGKKNKNIGFSVFKPTGVARFALLEKVSEGKSVLTEIEKREFDRVHERFNRICKASFNAGIPVFVDAEESWIQKAVDNLVNEMMSLYNKEKAIVYNTFQMYRRDRLEYLIDCFLQAKSKNYFLGAKLVRGAYMEKERARAEKMNYPSPINDSKDATDSFYDGALRFCMEHLDRISFCCASHNEKSSMLVVNQMKEKNFPNNHPNIFFSQLLGMSNHISYNLASEGYNVSKYVPYGPVRDVIPYLIRRAQENTSVKGQTSRELSLILKERERRRH; encoded by the coding sequence ATGCCAGTCTCCTTCGATAACACTGAAATTGCTTTTTCATCTCAGACCGATTCTGATCTCAGGCGTTCGTATTGGCTTTTCGAATTGGTGAGCAGTCCAATGGTAGTGAGCATCGGCAAGTGGCTTACAGATATCGCGCTTGCGATTCACTTCCCAATTAAATGGATTATCAAGCCCACCATCTTCCGCCAGTTTTGCGGAGGAGAAACGGTGGCGGAATCAAAAAAAGCAGTCGAACAACTTGGGAAGTTCAATATAAAATCCATTCTTGATTATTCGGTGGAAGGCAACCACAGTGAAAAAGATTTTGATCAGTGCGCGGATGAAATTATTTCCATCATCAACGAGGGAAAAAAAAATAAGAACATCGGCTTTTCTGTTTTCAAACCAACAGGCGTGGCAAGGTTTGCGCTTCTCGAAAAAGTCAGCGAAGGAAAATCTGTTCTGACAGAAATCGAGAAAAGAGAATTTGACCGCGTGCACGAACGCTTCAATCGAATATGCAAAGCATCTTTTAACGCAGGCATTCCTGTTTTTGTAGATGCCGAAGAAAGCTGGATTCAAAAAGCCGTAGATAATCTAGTAAACGAAATGATGTCTTTATATAATAAGGAAAAGGCAATTGTGTACAATACTTTTCAGATGTACCGCAGAGACCGCCTCGAATATTTGATAGATTGTTTTCTGCAAGCGAAAAGCAAAAATTATTTTCTCGGAGCAAAACTCGTGCGTGGCGCCTATATGGAAAAAGAAAGAGCGCGCGCGGAGAAAATGAATTATCCCTCGCCCATCAACGATTCAAAAGATGCCACTGATTCTTTTTATGATGGCGCGCTTCGCTTCTGCATGGAGCATTTGGACAGAATTTCTTTTTGCTGTGCCTCGCACAATGAAAAAAGTTCAATGCTTGTGGTGAACCAGATGAAAGAAAAAAATTTTCCGAACAATCATCCGAATATTTTTTTCTCGCAACTCCTCGGCATGAGCAACCATATTTCTTATAATCTTGCTTCTGAAGGATACAATGTTTCCAAGTATGTTCCTTACGGACCTGTGCGTGATGTTATTCCATATCTCATCAGGCGCGCACAGGAAAACACTTCGGTGAAAGGGCAAACTTCAAGAGAGTTGAGTTTGATTTTGAAAGAGAGGGAAAGAAGGCGACACTAA